A region from the Muribaculum gordoncarteri genome encodes:
- a CDS encoding glycosyltransferase, whose amino-acid sequence MPEYSVIIPVYNRIDEVDDLLQSLSCQTDKDFETVIVEDGSTDPCDATVEKYKKQVDVKYFYKENEGRSIARNYGMERASGRYFIFFDSDCVIPPFYFERLRKALAEKPYDCFGGPDAAHESFSDTQKAINYSMTSFLTTGGIRGGKVQLEKFTPRTFNMGFSRHVYEKVGGFREMFSEDIDMSTRIRNAGFNIGLIRDTFVYHKRRVDFKKFFRQVHVFGMSRITLHLLYPGSLKLVHWLPAVAVLGTVALVLLAIFVSPWFLLPLAVYLLAIWIMALASTRSIKIATLAVPASIIQLGGYGTGFLKAYFNKIILGKGRNIEEEVMMRKGK is encoded by the coding sequence ATGCCCGAATATTCAGTCATAATACCGGTATATAACCGAATAGATGAAGTGGATGACCTGCTTCAAAGCCTGTCATGTCAAACCGACAAGGACTTTGAAACCGTGATTGTCGAGGACGGCTCAACCGACCCATGTGACGCTACGGTTGAAAAATACAAGAAGCAGGTCGATGTAAAGTATTTCTACAAGGAGAACGAAGGACGCTCTATAGCACGCAACTACGGAATGGAGCGCGCCTCGGGACGATACTTCATCTTCTTCGACTCCGACTGCGTAATACCTCCCTTCTACTTCGAGAGGCTACGCAAGGCTCTTGCCGAGAAGCCCTACGACTGCTTCGGCGGACCCGATGCCGCACATGAATCGTTCTCCGACACCCAGAAGGCCATAAACTACTCCATGACATCGTTCCTGACCACCGGAGGCATACGCGGCGGCAAAGTGCAGCTTGAAAAGTTCACGCCCCGCACATTCAACATGGGATTCTCACGCCATGTCTATGAAAAGGTGGGCGGGTTCCGCGAAATGTTCTCGGAGGACATCGACATGAGCACCCGCATACGTAACGCAGGCTTCAACATAGGGCTTATACGCGACACATTCGTCTACCATAAACGCCGTGTCGACTTCAAGAAGTTCTTCCGACAGGTTCACGTATTCGGAATGTCACGCATCACCCTACACTTGCTCTATCCCGGTTCGCTGAAACTCGTGCACTGGCTGCCTGCCGTGGCCGTACTCGGAACCGTGGCACTGGTTCTGCTTGCGATATTCGTGAGTCCGTGGTTCCTGCTGCCGCTTGCAGTCTACCTGCTTGCGATATGGATCATGGCCCTCGCCTCGACACGCAGCATCAAGATAGCGACACTCGCAGTGCCGGCCAGCATAATACAGCTCGGCGGCTATGGAACGGGATTCCTTAAAGCC
- the nspC gene encoding carboxynorspermidine decarboxylase: MKIEEIPTPFYIVYEEKLRRNLELISRVKQEAGVNIIMAFKANALWKTFPIIKEYVTDSTASSLNEMHLGNEELGGNVHSYCPAYTPETINEYLNGSSHITFNSVNQFNRFKADLDKHNTTPGNKHVSPGLRVNPLCSVIETDIYNPALPGSRFGVTAEQLGDTLPEGIEGLHFHSLCESSSYDLQRVLEAFEQQFGKFLPQVKWINMGGGHLMTREGYDVQHLIGLLRDFKSRYPWLNVIMEPGSAFTWRTGDLITSVVDVVENQGVKTAIIDASFACHMPDCLEMPYKPAITESVETDPSLPTYRLGGNSCLSGDYVGDWSFEKPLVTGDRLTLEDMNHYTTVKTTMFNGIQHPSIVLCDKEGDCRYLRRFDYSDYKSRMS, translated from the coding sequence ATGAAGATAGAAGAGATCCCCACCCCGTTTTATATCGTCTACGAGGAGAAGCTTCGCCGCAACCTCGAGCTTATAAGCCGAGTAAAGCAGGAAGCCGGAGTAAACATAATAATGGCGTTCAAGGCCAATGCACTGTGGAAGACATTTCCTATAATAAAGGAGTATGTAACCGACTCCACCGCAAGTTCGCTCAATGAAATGCATCTCGGCAATGAGGAACTTGGCGGAAACGTACACTCCTATTGTCCCGCCTACACTCCTGAAACAATCAACGAATACCTGAACGGAAGTTCCCACATCACGTTCAATTCGGTGAATCAATTCAATAGGTTCAAAGCCGATCTCGACAAGCATAACACGACTCCCGGCAACAAACATGTGTCACCCGGATTAAGGGTCAACCCGCTATGCTCGGTAATCGAAACCGACATATACAATCCCGCCCTTCCCGGTTCGAGATTCGGCGTAACCGCCGAACAGCTCGGCGACACTCTTCCCGAGGGCATCGAAGGGCTGCATTTCCACTCATTGTGCGAATCAAGTTCCTACGACCTGCAACGTGTGCTCGAAGCCTTTGAGCAGCAGTTTGGAAAATTCCTGCCGCAGGTCAAATGGATCAACATGGGAGGCGGACACCTGATGACCCGCGAAGGTTACGATGTCCAGCATCTTATAGGGCTGTTGCGGGACTTCAAGTCACGCTATCCGTGGCTGAACGTGATAATGGAGCCCGGAAGCGCATTCACATGGCGCACGGGCGACCTGATAACCTCGGTTGTCGATGTAGTCGAGAACCAAGGCGTAAAGACAGCCATAATTGATGCGTCATTTGCATGTCACATGCCCGATTGCCTTGAAATGCCCTATAAGCCGGCAATAACCGAAAGTGTCGAAACCGACCCGTCGCTCCCCACCTACCGCCTCGGCGGCAATTCATGCCTGAGCGGCGACTATGTAGGCGACTGGTCATTTGAAAAGCCGTTGGTTACCGGCGACCGACTGACACTGGAGGACATGAACCACTACACCACTGTAAAGACAACAATGTTCAACGGCATCCAGCACCCGTCGATTGTGTTGTGTGACAAAGAAGGCGATTGCCGTTATCTGCGTCGCTTTGACTACTCCGACTATAAATCACGCATGAGCTAA
- a CDS encoding ATP-dependent helicase, with protein MEDYIQQLNVQQQDAVLYTGGPQLVIAGAGSGKTRVLTYKIVHLLCHGYEPWRILALTFTNKAAREMRERIEGMVGQATASKLWMGTFHSIFLRILRIHADRIGFKSNFTIYDTADSKSLIKTIIKDMGLDDKIYKPSTVASAISTAKNALISPRQYAEARDIMEADRRAKRPRLCEIYQAYFNRCFVAGAMDFDDLLYYTNLLLRDNPEIRRHYQEYFRYILVDEYQDTNFAQHLIVSQLCGDAHNLCVVGDDAQSIYSFRGANIRNILNLKKSYPDLRIFKLEQNYRSTQNIINAANSLIAKNKEQIPKNVFSRNDIGARIEVVQSYSDYEEAFLVANRISQLKMRNHDSYDEYAVLYRTNAQSRILEESLRKRNIPYRIYGGLSFYQRKEVKDAIAYFRLSINPDDDEALKRVINYPARGIGETTVNRLMRCAMDNRVSAWAILNNIDKYDTGLRQAAINKLLSFRDMIAEFIEMNRRGDDAESVARAIITRTQLLSSLISDRTPESISKQENLQELLAGVKEFIANKTEEGTESLSLVDFLSEVSLATDQDSDEVSEERITLMTVHAAKGLEFNNVFIVGVEEELFPSAMNCDTLSAIEEERRLLYVAITRAKSHCMISYASSRFRNGQTKTCSPSRFLKDIDPRYLALSAGNDFARPDSFINPIDNYRESMRPRVERTTRSTPSPFSAHSNVTPTPSSSPAGDEDLHSASELSEGMRIEHSRFGKGDITEIDRSAADVRITVEFDTVGVKKLLLKFARFKIISQ; from the coding sequence ATGGAAGACTATATACAACAACTGAATGTGCAGCAGCAGGATGCAGTGCTCTACACCGGAGGGCCCCAGCTTGTCATAGCCGGAGCCGGTTCGGGAAAGACTCGTGTACTCACCTACAAGATAGTGCATCTGCTATGTCACGGCTATGAGCCGTGGCGAATACTCGCGCTTACATTCACCAACAAAGCCGCTCGCGAGATGCGCGAGCGAATCGAAGGAATGGTGGGTCAGGCAACGGCTTCAAAGCTGTGGATGGGAACGTTCCACTCCATATTCCTGCGCATATTGCGCATACACGCCGACCGCATAGGTTTCAAGTCCAACTTCACGATATATGACACCGCCGACTCAAAGTCGCTCATCAAAACCATAATAAAGGACATGGGGCTTGACGACAAGATATACAAGCCCTCGACCGTGGCATCGGCAATATCCACAGCAAAGAACGCGCTCATATCACCACGGCAATATGCCGAGGCGCGTGACATAATGGAGGCCGACCGCCGCGCAAAGCGTCCGCGACTGTGTGAAATATATCAGGCCTATTTCAACCGATGCTTCGTGGCCGGAGCGATGGACTTTGACGATCTGCTCTACTACACCAATCTACTGTTGCGTGACAACCCCGAAATACGCCGACACTATCAGGAGTATTTCCGTTACATCCTCGTTGACGAGTATCAGGACACCAACTTCGCGCAGCATCTCATCGTGTCGCAACTTTGCGGTGACGCACATAACCTGTGTGTCGTGGGCGATGACGCTCAGAGCATCTACTCATTCCGAGGAGCCAACATACGTAACATCCTCAATCTGAAAAAGTCATATCCCGACCTGCGCATATTCAAGCTTGAGCAGAACTACCGTTCGACACAAAACATAATAAATGCGGCAAACTCACTGATTGCCAAGAACAAGGAGCAGATTCCAAAGAATGTGTTCTCACGTAACGACATCGGTGCGCGCATCGAAGTGGTGCAAAGCTACAGCGACTACGAAGAAGCATTCCTCGTAGCCAACCGCATTTCACAGTTGAAAATGCGCAATCACGACAGCTACGATGAATATGCCGTGCTATATCGCACCAACGCGCAATCACGTATACTTGAGGAGTCGCTGCGCAAGCGTAACATACCCTATCGCATCTACGGCGGATTGTCGTTCTACCAACGCAAGGAGGTGAAGGATGCCATAGCCTACTTCCGACTGTCGATCAACCCCGATGATGACGAAGCATTGAAACGCGTAATCAACTATCCCGCGCGTGGAATAGGTGAAACTACGGTTAACCGACTGATGCGCTGCGCCATGGACAACCGCGTGAGCGCATGGGCGATTCTAAACAATATCGACAAATATGACACGGGGCTTCGTCAGGCTGCGATAAACAAGCTGCTCTCATTCCGTGACATGATTGCCGAGTTCATCGAAATGAACCGGCGGGGCGACGATGCCGAGAGTGTCGCACGGGCCATCATAACGCGCACTCAATTGCTGAGCTCGCTTATAAGCGACCGCACACCCGAAAGCATCTCCAAACAGGAGAACCTTCAGGAGCTTCTTGCCGGCGTAAAGGAGTTCATTGCCAACAAGACCGAGGAAGGCACCGAAAGCCTGTCGCTTGTCGACTTCCTGAGCGAGGTGTCGCTGGCCACTGACCAGGATTCCGACGAGGTGTCGGAGGAGCGCATAACATTGATGACCGTACACGCGGCAAAAGGACTTGAATTCAACAATGTGTTCATTGTAGGAGTCGAGGAAGAGCTGTTTCCGTCGGCAATGAACTGCGACACACTGTCGGCCATCGAGGAGGAGCGGCGATTGCTTTACGTGGCGATAACGCGAGCCAAGTCACACTGCATGATAAGCTATGCCTCGTCACGCTTCCGCAACGGACAGACGAAGACATGCTCACCGTCACGCTTCCTGAAGGACATCGATCCGCGTTACCTTGCATTGTCGGCAGGCAATGACTTCGCCCGTCCCGACAGCTTCATAAACCCCATCGACAACTACCGCGAGTCGATGCGCCCAAGAGTCGAGCGTACGACACGCAGCACCCCATCGCCATTCTCGGCCCACAGCAATGTCACGCCGACACCTTCGTCCTCGCCGGCCGGAGATGAAGACCTGCACTCGGCTTCGGAGCTGAGCGAAGGTATGCGCATCGAGCACAGCCGCTTCGGTAAAGGAGACATAACCGAAATCGACCGCAGCGCGGCCGATGTGCGCATAACCGTAGAGTTTGACACCGTAGGAGTCAAGAAGCTCCTGCTGAAATTTGCACGATTTAAAATCATAAGCCAATGA
- a CDS encoding putative DNA modification/repair radical SAM protein — protein sequence MTEGTLEKLRILAESAKYDVSCSSSGTVRRGVKGDGIGNTVGGIGICHSFADDGRCIALLKVMLTNYCMYDCAYCINRRSNDIKRATMSVSEVVEVTMEFYRRNYIEGLFLSSGVVRNPDYTMERLARVAQDLRTVHRFNGYIHLKSIPGASRELVNQAGLYADRMSVNIEIPNEGSLKYLAPEKDFKSVYEPMGYIRQGVLENTEDRRKFRNAPRFVPAGQSTQMIVGASPEHDRDILKLSSALYATPTMRRVYYSGYIPVNTYDSRLPVTKQPPLVRENRLYQADWLMRFYKFSADEIADDSHPDLELEIDPKLSWALRHPEFFPVDVNRADYEMILRIPGVGVKSATLIVNARRFRRLTSDHLRKIGVVMKRARYFITCGELEACCVADVSPEYVRRQLTAPVKKVSDNSLQLTLDFG from the coding sequence ATGACAGAGGGAACACTGGAAAAATTGAGAATATTGGCGGAATCGGCCAAGTACGATGTGTCGTGTTCATCAAGCGGCACTGTTCGTCGCGGAGTAAAGGGCGACGGCATAGGAAACACAGTCGGCGGAATTGGCATTTGTCATAGTTTTGCCGACGACGGGCGCTGTATAGCCCTGCTTAAGGTTATGCTTACTAACTACTGCATGTATGACTGCGCCTACTGCATAAATCGTCGCAGCAACGACATCAAGCGGGCCACAATGTCGGTGAGCGAAGTCGTTGAGGTGACGATGGAGTTTTATCGCCGAAACTATATCGAAGGGCTGTTTCTCAGCTCGGGTGTCGTGCGCAATCCCGACTATACGATGGAGCGGCTCGCAAGGGTAGCGCAGGATCTTCGCACAGTGCATCGCTTCAACGGTTACATCCACTTGAAGAGCATTCCGGGAGCATCGCGCGAACTTGTCAATCAGGCGGGACTGTATGCCGACCGAATGAGTGTCAACATCGAAATACCCAATGAGGGGTCGCTCAAGTATCTCGCCCCTGAGAAGGACTTTAAGAGCGTGTATGAACCGATGGGATATATACGACAAGGCGTACTTGAGAATACGGAGGACCGCAGGAAGTTCCGTAACGCTCCGCGATTTGTCCCGGCGGGACAGAGTACACAGATGATTGTAGGCGCATCGCCCGAGCATGACCGTGACATACTTAAGTTGTCGTCGGCCCTGTATGCCACTCCCACCATGCGCAGGGTATATTATTCGGGATATATTCCGGTCAACACCTACGATTCTCGCCTGCCTGTCACGAAACAGCCGCCTCTCGTAAGGGAGAACCGGCTTTATCAGGCCGATTGGCTAATGCGATTCTATAAGTTCAGTGCCGATGAGATAGCCGATGACTCGCATCCCGACCTTGAGCTTGAGATAGATCCAAAATTGTCATGGGCTTTGCGCCATCCCGAATTTTTCCCGGTTGACGTGAACCGTGCTGATTATGAAATGATACTACGAATCCCGGGCGTGGGAGTTAAGTCGGCTACGCTGATAGTTAACGCCCGTCGTTTCCGAAGGCTCACTTCCGATCATTTGCGCAAAATCGGGGTGGTGATGAAGCGTGCGCGTTACTTTATAACCTGCGGCGAGCTTGAAGCGTGCTGTGTGGCCGATGTGTCGCCCGAATATGTTCGCCGACAGTTGACGGCCCCGGTGAAAAAAGTTAGTGACAATTCCCTTCAACTCACTCTTGACTTCGGATAA
- a CDS encoding TIGR03915 family putative DNA repair protein: MVTFVYDGTFEGLLTAIFDAYFRRSFPDELVRIGEVLPMFSDEVHDVVTDDAKSSRVWNAVTKKLSKGAVSAVTTSFLCEVKEYDITLFRFLCKTINAPASIETDFSDQDVIEVLKMYRRVNGEAHRVLQFMRLQKAADGTYFGLMEPIYNVMPMAVSHFVDRFSTMSFLLYDKRRGFGFYYDGNNVTRVTMPDTLQHIVTGKLSEDMMDSDEMLFQKLWRTYFKAIAIKERSNPRKQRQDMPVRFWKYMTEKNG; this comes from the coding sequence ATGGTGACTTTTGTTTATGACGGTACCTTTGAAGGGCTGCTGACAGCCATTTTCGATGCTTATTTCCGACGCAGTTTCCCCGATGAGTTAGTGAGAATCGGCGAAGTATTGCCCATGTTCTCTGACGAGGTTCACGATGTGGTAACCGATGACGCGAAGTCGTCGAGGGTATGGAATGCCGTTACGAAGAAACTGTCGAAGGGGGCGGTGTCGGCCGTCACTACGAGTTTCCTTTGTGAGGTAAAGGAGTATGACATCACGCTTTTTCGTTTTCTATGCAAGACCATCAATGCGCCTGCCAGCATCGAAACCGATTTCAGTGACCAGGATGTGATTGAAGTACTGAAGATGTATCGTCGGGTAAATGGCGAGGCCCACAGGGTGCTTCAGTTCATGCGGTTGCAAAAGGCGGCCGACGGAACCTATTTCGGGCTGATGGAGCCGATATACAATGTAATGCCTATGGCGGTCAGTCACTTTGTCGACCGATTTTCGACAATGAGTTTTCTGTTGTATGACAAGAGGCGCGGATTTGGTTTTTATTACGACGGCAACAACGTGACACGTGTCACAATGCCCGATACATTGCAGCACATAGTTACCGGAAAGCTGTCGGAGGATATGATGGATAGTGACGAAATGTTGTTTCAGAAGCTTTGGCGCACCTATTTCAAGGCTATTGCGATAAAGGAGAGAAGCAATCCGCGCAAGCAGCGTCAGGACATGCCCGTGAGATTTTGGAAATACATGACGGAGAAGAATGGTTAA
- the feoB gene encoding ferrous iron transport protein B translates to MRLSDLKTGESGVIVKILGHGAFRKRVIEMGFVKGKIIKVVLNAPLKDPIKYSLMGYELSLRRSEADLVEVIPITEDDKFPDTAHINTITECDDFHPVHRDYTGRVKTINVALIGNPNCGKTSMFNIASGAKEHVGNYSGVTVDAKNGYFEHGGYRFNIVDLPGTYSLSSYSPEELYVRRYLRDEMPDVIINVVVASNLERNLYLTTELIDMDRSMVIALNMYDELKASGAEVDYRLLGEMIGVPIVPTVSRTGSGIDELFDTVIRVYEGHDKAVRHVHVNLGKEVEKGVTEIKDALKKDPAVGVHFSPRYLAIKLLEKDREVEDIVKNSPDHKAIFMLRDQELARIENITGEDITSIIASEKYGFIAGALAETFTDSTKHEAKTTQVIDAFVTNKLFGFPIFLAIMLFIFWCTFEIGSYPMGWIESLVDWIAGMVNRLMPEGPLKDLIADGIIGGVGGVIVFLPNILILYFFISFMEDSGYMARAAFIMDKLMHKIGLHGKSFIPLVMGFGCNVPAIMSARAIESKSSRIITILINPFMSCSARLPVYVLLVGTFFSRYASFVFLGLYLLGIIVAVITARLLRRFWFKTDETPFVMELPPYRLPTFKSSLRHMWGKGEQYLKKMGGIILVASIVVWALNYFPLRSEESSTPEAVAAMDGDDSKIDIKHDSYLEMLGKAVNPVMEPIGFHWRTTVAAIAGAPAKEIVVSTLGVLYTGDEEIDDTSLSARLTAPNPITGKPDFTPASALSLMVFVLLYFPCMATVVAIVRETGSWVYGAFSVVYNTVVAWLVAFLVYNVAILVI, encoded by the coding sequence ATGAGGCTTTCTGACTTAAAGACCGGAGAATCGGGAGTAATTGTCAAGATTCTCGGTCATGGTGCATTTCGTAAAAGAGTGATAGAGATGGGTTTTGTCAAGGGCAAGATTATAAAGGTGGTTCTTAATGCACCCTTGAAAGATCCGATAAAATATAGTCTGATGGGCTACGAGTTGTCGCTTCGCCGCAGCGAGGCCGACCTTGTGGAAGTAATTCCGATAACGGAGGATGACAAATTCCCCGATACCGCGCACATAAACACCATTACCGAGTGTGACGACTTCCATCCCGTGCATCGCGACTATACCGGAAGGGTAAAGACCATAAATGTTGCGCTTATCGGAAATCCTAACTGCGGAAAGACCTCGATGTTCAATATCGCCTCGGGAGCCAAGGAGCATGTGGGCAATTACAGCGGAGTGACCGTTGATGCAAAGAACGGCTACTTTGAGCACGGCGGCTATCGGTTCAATATTGTGGACTTGCCCGGTACCTATTCATTGTCGTCATATTCGCCCGAAGAGCTCTATGTGCGGCGATATCTGCGTGACGAGATGCCCGATGTGATAATAAACGTTGTCGTAGCCTCCAATCTTGAACGCAACCTCTATCTGACAACCGAACTAATCGACATGGACCGGTCGATGGTCATAGCCTTGAACATGTATGACGAGCTTAAGGCTTCAGGAGCCGAGGTTGACTATCGCCTGCTTGGAGAGATGATAGGTGTGCCCATAGTTCCCACAGTGTCACGCACCGGAAGCGGCATCGACGAGCTGTTTGACACGGTGATTCGTGTATATGAAGGTCACGACAAGGCGGTGCGTCACGTTCATGTGAATCTTGGCAAAGAGGTTGAGAAGGGCGTTACGGAGATAAAGGATGCCTTGAAAAAAGACCCGGCGGTGGGTGTGCACTTCTCGCCGCGTTACCTTGCGATAAAGCTTCTTGAGAAGGACCGTGAGGTTGAGGATATAGTGAAAAACTCGCCCGACCACAAGGCTATATTCATGTTGCGTGACCAGGAACTTGCAAGGATAGAGAATATAACCGGTGAGGACATTACCTCGATCATTGCAAGCGAGAAGTACGGATTCATTGCCGGCGCTCTCGCCGAAACGTTTACCGACAGCACCAAACATGAGGCCAAGACGACTCAGGTGATCGATGCGTTTGTCACCAACAAGCTGTTTGGCTTCCCGATATTCCTGGCAATAATGCTCTTCATATTCTGGTGCACATTTGAGATCGGTTCCTATCCTATGGGGTGGATAGAGAGTCTTGTCGACTGGATTGCCGGCATGGTCAACAGGTTGATGCCCGAGGGGCCGCTGAAGGACCTCATTGCCGACGGTATAATAGGAGGAGTAGGGGGCGTGATAGTGTTCCTGCCCAATATATTGATTTTATACTTCTTCATATCGTTTATGGAGGATTCGGGTTACATGGCACGTGCAGCATTTATAATGGACAAGCTGATGCACAAGATAGGACTTCACGGCAAATCATTCATACCGCTTGTCATGGGATTCGGATGTAACGTCCCTGCGATAATGTCGGCTCGCGCAATAGAGAGCAAGAGCAGCCGCATAATAACGATACTGATAAACCCCTTCATGTCATGTTCGGCACGACTTCCGGTGTATGTGCTGCTTGTAGGCACATTCTTCAGCCGTTATGCCAGCTTCGTGTTCCTGGGACTTTACCTTCTCGGAATAATCGTGGCCGTGATTACTGCCAGATTGTTGCGCCGGTTCTGGTTCAAGACCGATGAAACTCCATTTGTTATGGAACTTCCTCCTTACCGCCTGCCTACTTTTAAGTCGTCGTTGCGTCACATGTGGGGCAAGGGCGAGCAGTATCTCAAGAAGATGGGAGGCATAATATTGGTGGCAAGTATAGTAGTGTGGGCGCTGAACTATTTCCCGCTTAGAAGCGAGGAGTCGAGCACTCCCGAAGCTGTAGCAGCCATGGACGGTGACGATTCAAAAATCGACATCAAGCATGATTCCTATCTTGAAATGTTAGGAAAGGCTGTTAATCCGGTTATGGAGCCGATCGGATTCCATTGGCGTACCACGGTAGCGGCTATAGCCGGCGCTCCGGCAAAGGAGATTGTGGTTTCCACGCTCGGAGTTCTGTATACAGGTGACGAGGAGATAGACGATACATCACTTTCGGCACGCCTCACCGCACCCAATCCCATAACAGGAAAGCCCGACTTCACTCCGGCCTCGGCATTAAGCCTGATGGTGTTTGTGTTGCTGTATTTCCCATGTATGGCCACCGTTGTAGCCATAGTGCGTGAAACCGGTTCGTGGGTTTACGGTGCCTTCTCGGTAGTCTACAACACGGTCGTGGCGTGGCTTGTGGCATTCCTTGTCTACAATGTGGCAATCCTTGTCATTTGA
- the gmd gene encoding GDP-mannose 4,6-dehydratase has product MKKALITGVTGQDGSFLAELLLEKGYDVHGTIRRSSVDYRERIAHLEGREHFHLHYADLGDSMSLLQVIGKVRPDEIYNLAAQSHVQVSFDTPEYTANVDATGVLRILEAVRQCGLTDTCRIYQASTSELYGKVEEVPQNELTPFHPYSPYAVAKLYGFWIVKEYREAYGMYCCSGILFNHESERRGETFVTRKITLAAARIAQGKQEKLYLGNLSSLRDWGYARDYVECMWLILQQPVPDDYVIATGEQHSVREFCELAFSRVGINLRWEGEGADEKGIDIKTGKVIVEVSPDFYRPTDVVNLWGDPTKARKMLGWNPQKTSFQQLVNLMVDADMAKVAVERAGEQVKMNLEEYLEKGIVK; this is encoded by the coding sequence ATGAAAAAAGCGTTGATAACAGGCGTTACGGGGCAGGACGGCTCCTTTCTGGCAGAGTTGCTCCTTGAAAAGGGCTATGATGTACACGGAACAATACGACGCTCATCGGTGGACTATCGTGAGCGTATCGCCCACCTTGAGGGACGGGAGCACTTTCATCTCCACTATGCCGACCTTGGCGACTCTATGAGCCTGCTGCAGGTGATTGGAAAAGTACGCCCTGATGAAATATACAACCTTGCGGCACAAAGTCATGTGCAGGTGTCGTTTGACACGCCCGAGTACACCGCCAATGTCGACGCTACAGGAGTGTTGCGCATACTTGAGGCTGTGCGCCAGTGCGGCCTTACCGACACTTGCCGCATATATCAGGCATCGACATCGGAGCTTTACGGAAAGGTGGAGGAGGTGCCACAGAATGAGTTGACACCGTTTCATCCCTACAGTCCCTATGCTGTTGCCAAGCTGTACGGCTTCTGGATTGTGAAGGAGTATAGGGAGGCTTACGGTATGTACTGCTGCTCGGGAATCCTGTTCAATCACGAGAGCGAACGACGCGGTGAAACATTTGTAACGCGCAAGATTACTCTTGCTGCCGCGCGCATTGCACAGGGTAAGCAGGAAAAGCTTTATCTCGGCAATCTGTCGTCGTTGCGCGACTGGGGTTATGCCCGCGACTATGTAGAGTGCATGTGGCTGATATTGCAGCAGCCGGTGCCTGACGATTATGTGATTGCTACAGGTGAACAGCACTCGGTAAGAGAGTTCTGTGAGCTTGCGTTCAGTCGCGTTGGCATCAACCTGCGTTGGGAAGGTGAAGGAGCCGACGAGAAGGGCATAGACATTAAGACAGGAAAGGTTATCGTGGAGGTGTCGCCCGACTTCTATCGTCCTACCGATGTAGTGAACCTGTGGGGCGATCCGACAAAGGCTCGTAAGATGCTTGGCTGGAATCCTCAGAAGACTTCATTCCAGCAGCTTGTCAACCTGATGGTTGATGCTGATATGGCCAAGGTGGCTGTGGAGCGTGCCGGCGAACAGGTGAAGATGAATCTTGAAGAGTATCTTGAAAAAGGAATTGTGAAATAG
- a CDS encoding GDP-L-fucose synthase family protein, with protein MMEYNSKIYVAGHRGMVGSAIVRELERQGYENIITRTHSEFDLVNQADVNDFFAAEKPEYVFLAAAKVGGIEANQSALADFMYVNMMLEMNVINAAWRNGCKKLEFLGSSCIYPRMAPQPMPESCLLTSELEKTNEAYALAKISGLKYCEFLNRQYGTDYISVMPTNLYGPNDNYHPTHSHVLPALIRRFHEAKESGASTVTCWGDGSPLREFLYVDDLANLCVFLMNNYSGNETVNAGTGKELTIKQLTELVAKVVGYEGEIKWDTTKPNGTPRKLLDVSKATALGWRYKTELEDGIRLAYDDFLSNPIRAER; from the coding sequence ATCATGGAGTATAATTCAAAGATATATGTTGCCGGACACCGTGGAATGGTGGGGTCGGCAATCGTGAGAGAGCTTGAGCGTCAGGGTTATGAAAACATCATAACGCGTACTCACTCCGAGTTTGATCTTGTCAATCAGGCTGATGTGAATGACTTTTTTGCCGCTGAGAAGCCTGAATATGTGTTTCTGGCTGCGGCGAAGGTGGGCGGCATAGAGGCGAATCAGAGTGCGCTTGCCGATTTCATGTATGTCAACATGATGCTTGAGATGAATGTTATAAATGCCGCATGGCGCAACGGGTGCAAGAAACTTGAGTTTCTGGGCTCGTCATGCATATATCCCCGCATGGCACCGCAACCGATGCCTGAGAGCTGCCTGTTGACTTCGGAACTGGAGAAGACCAACGAGGCTTATGCCCTTGCCAAGATTTCGGGACTCAAATATTGTGAGTTCCTGAACCGTCAGTACGGCACCGATTACATTTCGGTAATGCCTACCAATCTATACGGTCCAAACGACAACTATCATCCCACCCACAGCCATGTATTGCCGGCTCTTATCAGGCGATTCCATGAGGCCAAGGAGTCGGGTGCATCGACAGTGACATGCTGGGGCGACGGGTCGCCATTGCGCGAGTTCCTTTATGTCGACGACCTCGCCAACCTATGTGTGTTCCTTATGAACAACTACAGCGGAAATGAAACCGTGAATGCCGGTACAGGAAAGGAGTTGACGATAAAGCAGCTCACCGAACTGGTGGCAAAAGTTGTAGGCTATGAGGGCGAGATTAAATGGGATACGACAAAGCCTAACGGAACTCCGCGTAAATTGCTTGATGTAAGCAAAGCAACGGCTCTCGGATGGCGTTACAAGACTGAACTGGAGGACGGCATCAGGCTTGCCTACGATGATTTTCTCTCCAATCCAATAAGAGCAGAAAGATAA